From uncultured Methanobrevibacter sp., a single genomic window includes:
- a CDS encoding TIGR04076 family protein, whose protein sequence is MKKVKITILKTTFQEDLAKEYGVEGLSICPLMKEGEVYYADYAKPEGFCDEAWKAIYQYVFALAHGASEIWYYEDWIKTPGVAIVSCNDGLRPVIMKLEATDIESN, encoded by the coding sequence ATGAAGAAAGTTAAGATTACAATTTTAAAAACTACATTTCAAGAGGATCTTGCTAAGGAGTATGGTGTCGAAGGATTATCCATCTGTCCCTTAATGAAAGAGGGTGAAGTGTATTATGCAGACTATGCAAAACCTGAAGGATTTTGTGATGAAGCATGGAAGGCGATTTATCAATATGTATTTGCATTAGCGCATGGTGCAAGTGAAATATGGTATTATGAGGACTGGATTAAAACTCCAGGAGTAGCTATTGTATCCTGCAATGATGGACTAAGGCCAGTTATAATGAAGCTTGAAGCTACAGACATCGAATCCAATTAG